The sequence AACGCCGCATTCGGGAGTGGCTCGTCGTCCATCTCAATCTGGCCGATCGCCAGCTGAGTGATCATCTGAACCATGGGATCTGATCTTCGCATCGGATCATTCAACCCGGGAGACAGTCCATGAGTGCCGAACGCCGATTTGTTCCAGTCAATATCGCCATTCTGACGGTATCGGATTCCCGCACCGAGGCTGACGATAAGTCCGGCCACACCTTGGTCGAACGAATTCAGGATGCGGGACACCACTTGGCCGAGAAAGCTATCGTGGCCGACGACAAATACCGGATTCGGGCGGTCATCTCGCGCTGGATTGCCGATCCCGATATCCAGGCGGTGATCACCACCGGCGGTACCGGAGTGACCGGGCGCGATGGCACTCCCGAGGCGGTATCGCCGCTGCTCGACAAGGAACTGCAGGGTTTCGGCGAGCTGTTTCGCAGCATTTCGTTCCGCGATATCGGGACATCGTCGTTGCAATCGCGCTGTCTTGCCGGGGTCGCGAACGGCACGTACCTGTTTTGCCTGCCCGGGTCGACAGGTGCCTGTCGAACCGGCTGGGACGAGATCATTAAAACGCAGCTCGATTACCGCACCCGTCCGTGTAATTTCGTCGAGTTGATGCCGCGGTTGCTGGAGAAGTAGCCGCACGATCTGCTGAAAGCCTTTGCCGCGCCGGCCGGTCCTGTCTGCACAGGGTCGGCTTTTTTGTGGGCTCTTGGTTGTTGGCGTAACGCAGGAGAGAGCTTATGCGCGTGCTACTGTTTTTCCGGCATCGGGGTGTTGCCGTTCTGCGACTCGGCATCGTGGTGGTAATCGGCTGGTGGGTGATCCAGTTTTTCGCCACCAGCGCCGTTGCTGCGCCCGCTTTCATCAGTGCCTGGCCGGATACCGACTTTGACAGACGTTCGGTCGCACTCGATGAGATCGTGTCAGGCGGGCCGCCCAAGGACGGAATACCTGCCATCGACAGACCGCTGTTCGTTACACCCACGGAAGCGGCCGAGTGGCTCGATCCACGCGAACCGGTGATCAGCGTCGAGCGTAACGGTGACGCACGCGCCTATCCGCTGCAGATCCTCATCTACCACGAAATCGTCAACGATAGCGTCGGTGGCGACCCGTTGGCGGTCACCTTCTGCCCGCTGTGCAATGCCTCGATCGTGTACGAGCGACGCGTCGCGGGTCGCGTACTCGATTTCGGTACCACCGGGCTGCTGCGCAAGAGCGATCTGGTGATGTACGACCGCCAGACCGAGAGCTGGTGGCAGCAGTTCACAGGGACCGCGATCATCGGCGAACTCAACGGTGCCGAATTGCGCCAGGCACCCTCCAGCATCGTTGCCTTTGAAGCGTTCAGCAGCACCTACCCGCAGGGCAGGGTGCTCTCGCGCAAGACGGGCCATTTTCGTCCTTATGGCCGCAATCCTTACCGCGGCTACGATCGGATCGGCAATATTCCGTTTTTACTCCAGGACCCCGCTGATGAGCGCCTGCCCGCAATGGAGCGCGTCATTGGCGTGAGCAACGGGGATCGGCACCGCGTCTACCCGTTCGAAACACTGCGCAGCGCACCGGTGATCAATGATCTGCTTGGCGATGTCCCCGTGGTGGTGTTCAGCAAAGAGGGCACGCTCTCGGTGCTCGATAGCGGGGAGATCAAGGAGTCGCGTACTGTGCCGTCGGCCACAGCCTATCGGCGCGATCTCGGAAATCGACTGCTTACCTTCGAGGTTCGTGATGACGGCATTTACGATCGTGAAACCGGGAGCCGGTGGAATCTGTTCGGTACGGCCGTGGACGGGAGGCTGCGCGGCGCACAGTTGACCCCGCTGCCTGGCGGTGTCCACTTTGCCTTTGCCTGGTTGGCATTTCGACCCGGGAGCGAGATTTACGCCGCTACACGCTGAGAGCGTGGCAGCGCCAAATCGTGCCACGCTCCGTACCCTGTGGCAGAATGTGCGCGCTTTCATCGTGAAGGGGACTGACAGATGCGCGTACTGGTTATTGGTGCTACGGGAGTAGCGGGTAGCTCGGGAATTGCCGCCGTGCGCGAGGTGTATGGCGAGGCCGCGGAGATTACCGGTGTGTGGTACGGCAAGCCCGATCCTGAACACAAGGTGGATGGCGCGAATCATACGCTGTTTGGCGACATCACCGATCTGGCTCTCTACGAGCAGATTGCCGATCAGGCAGGCAAGCAGTTCGACTGGTGCCTTTATGCCACGGCCCACGGCGAGGTCGGTTTTCCTGTCAACGAAGCGACTGCCGAACAGATTGACGCATCGAATCGCCTCAGTGTCGATCCGCTTCGCGTGTTGGAGGCGCGATTCGATATCGGTAACCTCGTGGCCTATTCGACCTTCTATAATCTCGAGCACCAAAAGATCACCTACGGCGCCATGGGTCATTCCAAAGCGGCGATCGAGCAGTGGGCGCTCGAAACCGGCAGGAGCCGCCACTGGGTCATTCGTGCCGGTGCCTTCAAGTCCACCTCCAGTCAAGGTATCAAGCTGCTGGTGAGGCGGCGGGCCAAGCAGTTGGCAGAATCTGACAATGCGTTGCTGCGCCGCTATTTCGAGGGGGTCAAACCTTCCGAGGCTGTGGAGAATCTCGAGCGCGCCGTGCTGGAGGAGGAGCGCGAGCGCTTCGGCGATACCGGTACCGATGCCGCAAGCCTGGTTGCCGCCCATGTCGCCCTGTTCAAGGGCTGTGAAGCACCGTTCGTCAACGTCTGTGGTCGCAAAATCTGGGTCTCCGCGGAGGTGCAACCGCTCGGTTGATCGGACGTTCGGCATTGGCAGTGCTACTTTTAAGGTGAGGTGTTTTTCCTGGAGGTAGCGTCATGGTCATACCGCAAGCCCGCTATAGCGTAGGCCAGTTGGTCCATCACAAGCTTTTCGACTATCGCGGCGTCATCTTTGATGTCGATGCCGTGTTTATGGGCTCCGACGCGTGGTATGAACAGGTGGCACGCTCGCATCCGCCGAAAGACCGGCCCTGGTATCACGTGCTGGTGGATGGCGCCGATCACACCACGTATGTTGCAGAACGCAATCTCGAGAGCGATGCCAGTGGTGTGGCGGTAAATCACCCCTTGCTTGGCAAGTTCTTTACCAGCTTTGACGGTGGGCAATATCAGACGATGCGCCGCGAAAACTGAACCAGACAAACCGCGAGCCACTCTGATTGATCATGATTGACGTTATCCGCCGGTTTTTCGACAAGTACATAGAGCCGGAGTTGGAGCACCCCGGCGCCGCGCATCGTGAGCATGCCTATCGACTTGCCACCGGGGCATTGTTGTTCGAAGTCTCGCGCGCCGATCACCATATCGGTGATCAGGAACTCACCATCATTGCGGGGCTTCTCAAGACTCGGTTCGACCTCTCTGTCGAGGACACGCAGCACCTGGTGGACCTTGCGCATAGCGAGAGTGAAGAGGCGGTGAGTCTTTTCGAGTTCACGCGGCTGGTCGATGCCAGGCTGAGCGCAGGCGAGAAAATCCATGTGGTCGAACTGCTGTGGGAGGTGGCATTTACCGACGGTCGGCTGGATCGTTACGAGGAGTACACCATCCGCAAGCTTGCCGATCTGCTGCATGTGGCACACCGTGATTTTATTGCTGCCAAACTGCGGGTTGAGCAGCGCCTGGGCAGCCCCATCGAGAATCCCTGATGGACCCGGTTTTTACTCATCTCGCCCTGCATGTGCGCGATCTCGATGCCTGCATTGATTTCTATCGCAGCTATTGCGGCATGGCGATTGTGCACGAGCGCACCGGCAAAGGTTCGCGCATCGTCTGGATGGCCGAGCCTGGGCGGGAGCAGGAACTGATCTTCGTTCTGCTCCCAGGCGGTCCAGGTCAACAACGGGCAGACAACGACTTCGGGCATCTCGGGTTTGCCCTGGCGGACCGCGCCGCGGTGGATAGCGTAGCCCGCAAGGCGCGCCTGAACGGATGTCTGCTCTGGGAGCCGCGCCAGGAACCATACCCCGTCGGTTACTATTGTGGTGTGCTCGATCCGGATGGCAACGCGGTGGAGTTCAGTTATGGCCAGCCGCTTGGGCCGGGTGCCGAAAGCGAGGAGGGTGGGTCGTAGGGGTGGGCGCTCGCTCGGAACAGAAGGTCTGAAAGCGGTGCCGTGGCTGTGGGGTATTTATCGAACAGGCGGGCAGGCCGCAAAGATTGCTCTTCGCAGCCTGCCGCTTTTTGAAACCTGAGCGCCCCGATTTACGAGTTGACGGTCTCTTTCAGTGCTTTTAACGCTGTTACACGGACGGCGGTACGCGCCGGTTTGGCCGGAATCTTGATCTCCGCACCAGTGAAGGGATTGCGGCCAACACGGGCCTTGGTCCGCGGCTTGGTTACGCGGCGTACCTTGACACCGGTTTCCGGAATCGTGATCTCGCCCGAGCCACGTTTCTTCATGTGGCGGTTAACCAGATCTCCCATGGAGCCCAGTACAGCGACGACATCCTTACGGGCGACACCGGTCTCTTCAGTGATGGTTGCGATGATCTGATTTTTGGTCTGCTTGGTAGCAATGGGTTTGAGGACTTTGGGGACGGCTACGGCTTTTGCGGTCTTTTTGCTGCTCTTTTTCGGTGCGGCTTTTTTTGCCGCGGCCTTTTTGGGTGCTGCCTTTTTCTTTGCTGCCATGGAGGTCTCCCGGTTGGTAGTGGCGAAACATACGCGTGTGGGCGCAAAAATAGCACAAACCAAAACGCTTTTGGCAAGCAAATAACGCTGTTTGGCAAACTTTTACGGGAATTAGTGAACGAGTTTTGCTATGCCGCCCCGCCGCGGGTCGCCAAAGCCGCTCAACATGTGCCCGCAGGGCGACTCCTTTACGGCATGAATTCCCCCAAAAAAGAGATTCTGCTGCTCCCAGCGCTGTGACTCCTGATAGTCAGATTCAAGTTCGCCGAGCACTCCGGCCGCGAATCCCGGCTCGCTGCTCAGGCGTCCGTTCTCGAAGTGTATCCTTGGGGCATTCACCGCTTCCTCGAGATCCATGCCGAAATCGATGGTGTTGATCAGGAACTGCAGAATCGCCGTGCGAATCCGATTCGAGCCCCCGGATCCGCACGCAACCACACCGTGTGCTGGATCAAGGAGCACGGTCGGCGCCATCATCGAGGTGATACGCTGGTCGCACTGCCAGCGGTGAAATCCCATCGGGTGAAGATCCTCCTCGCCGAGCATATTGTTCAGCATGACACCGGTGTGAGGGATCAGATAACCGCAACCTTCGCCGTTGGTGACGGTCATGCTGGCCACGCCGCCGTTGCGGTCCATGACGCTGATGTGCGTTGTTCCGCGGGTGAACGTCGCGCGGTCCAGTACCTCGTCGCGATAGGCATCGATGAAAGGATCGACGAGAATC is a genomic window of Pseudomonadota bacterium containing:
- the moaB gene encoding molybdenum cofactor biosynthesis protein B → MSAERRFVPVNIAILTVSDSRTEADDKSGHTLVERIQDAGHHLAEKAIVADDKYRIRAVISRWIADPDIQAVITTGGTGVTGRDGTPEAVSPLLDKELQGFGELFRSISFRDIGTSSLQSRCLAGVANGTYLFCLPGSTGACRTGWDEIIKTQLDYRTRPCNFVELMPRLLEK
- a CDS encoding DUF3179 domain-containing protein, which encodes MRVLLFFRHRGVAVLRLGIVVVIGWWVIQFFATSAVAAPAFISAWPDTDFDRRSVALDEIVSGGPPKDGIPAIDRPLFVTPTEAAEWLDPREPVISVERNGDARAYPLQILIYHEIVNDSVGGDPLAVTFCPLCNASIVYERRVAGRVLDFGTTGLLRKSDLVMYDRQTESWWQQFTGTAIIGELNGAELRQAPSSIVAFEAFSSTYPQGRVLSRKTGHFRPYGRNPYRGYDRIGNIPFLLQDPADERLPAMERVIGVSNGDRHRVYPFETLRSAPVINDLLGDVPVVVFSKEGTLSVLDSGEIKESRTVPSATAYRRDLGNRLLTFEVRDDGIYDRETGSRWNLFGTAVDGRLRGAQLTPLPGGVHFAFAWLAFRPGSEIYAATR
- the hspQ gene encoding heat shock protein HspQ; protein product: MVIPQARYSVGQLVHHKLFDYRGVIFDVDAVFMGSDAWYEQVARSHPPKDRPWYHVLVDGADHTTYVAERNLESDASGVAVNHPLLGKFFTSFDGGQYQTMRREN
- a CDS encoding TerB family tellurite resistance protein, producing the protein MIDVIRRFFDKYIEPELEHPGAAHREHAYRLATGALLFEVSRADHHIGDQELTIIAGLLKTRFDLSVEDTQHLVDLAHSESEEAVSLFEFTRLVDARLSAGEKIHVVELLWEVAFTDGRLDRYEEYTIRKLADLLHVAHRDFIAAKLRVEQRLGSPIENP
- a CDS encoding VOC family protein — its product is MDPVFTHLALHVRDLDACIDFYRSYCGMAIVHERTGKGSRIVWMAEPGREQELIFVLLPGGPGQQRADNDFGHLGFALADRAAVDSVARKARLNGCLLWEPRQEPYPVGYYCGVLDPDGNAVEFSYGQPLGPGAESEEGGS
- a CDS encoding DNA-binding protein translates to MAAKKKAAPKKAAAKKAAPKKSSKKTAKAVAVPKVLKPIATKQTKNQIIATITEETGVARKDVVAVLGSMGDLVNRHMKKRGSGEITIPETGVKVRRVTKPRTKARVGRNPFTGAEIKIPAKPARTAVRVTALKALKETVNS